The Setaria italica strain Yugu1 chromosome VIII, Setaria_italica_v2.0, whole genome shotgun sequence genome includes the window AGCCACCATTTCTTTGTGGCAACTACTCATCGCACTTCATGGGGATCAAGCGACAAATCTATTGGCAAAACCTCAGTAGGTGAACGAGCTGGATATATATACCCACGCTTGGGATTCATTCCTTATAGTGGTAATAGAATCTCCTGATCAACGCAGAAAAATGCAAAAGGAACAAAATTTGGCCATTTGATTGGTTTGAATAGCTATTGGGATTTGCAGCCATACACAAATAGCACCACTTGATTTATCGTGGGGAAGAAACATCTTcataaaaaattcataaaaatcCATTATGATATATATGTACTAGGGCATAATAAGTTTAAGCGAGCAAGCTATCAAGCTTAAttacgagctacagtactgtATCAAGCACGTACGAAAGATCTCATACAAATCAACGAataagatagatagatagatgtCAGAGGCATAGTACTAATAATAGGATTATCTATGATATTAAGTACCCTTGTCTTCCTcgccaaaaaaaaggaaacttaTCATAGAATGCATAAACACCACTGGAAAACTCGGTATTCGTCCCGAGgcttagtactggttggtctttgaaccggtactaatactcagcaTTAGTATCgagtctaacggctagttcccagGAGCCCCCGTGACCCCTTTTAGTACAGTTGGGgactccaaccggtactaaaggtcacccattagtaccgggtggaaacTCCACCCAGTAGTACCTTTAGTACGGTTgaagcccccaaccggtactaacttcgctcctataaatcaggtgtcttcttcctccttctcgagccatttcctccagctcgggcttcatccattcatggcgaaataggggaggtaatgccggatttttgaccatttcgtggggatttcactcattcaagtttctaaaggttagaaacttcatcctccctttaTACATgattagtatactaagttttatgctttagagctagagtaatctGTACCttttagaataaggtataatggagaaattttttatttatatgcatgtgttatttagagcttatatttatgatttttagaataagctataattttttagatgctatgtttcgtattagtcaaaaaaattgatatgaggttagaggaataattcatagtttagtcttttacaaatatgagctaaataaattatgggaaaaatataatttgttcgtattttagttatttgcaaatatgagtgagataaattgtggtacatagagataataggatgaaatagaggtatgtaattagttatttttagaataagctacaattgagaaattttttatttatatgttatgtttgagctaaataatttgtggggaaaaataatttattcatagtttagtcatttgtagatatgagctaaataaattgtggtacatagagatggctactggtACTGGAGGTAGTGCCGATGGTGGGGATGATCATCGTTCCTCTtgtggcaaggggaaaaccatagttagccctcatgataagctgaagaaaatgagcacgtgggagagagcaatgcttcgttatttggaaagatgtcatgaagatgctgttgcggtgggtgaggaacctccttttggtggtcgttatgctccaccgccagtcccgggtgtttcaggtccactgagtactacgGTCGTAAGatgcacaaataaaccacacaatgaggctgggtcagtgaaaccttcgtcttcgccacctagggatgcttaaagtcctcccaGATAGTACTCAGTTGACGGTTTGTTATAGTGTATTATGTTGTTTGggtttgaaatttaaatttgtgtatttctatctaaactttcagcaacatttgaatttaatggtatttgtatcatatttgttatgtttcatgtataattctatggatgatcaggatatctttggttcggtaatactttgtaggtGGATCGGCAATTGATGTACAGTACGGATAaatgctccatggagtacattaatggtttgcgtggttttctcgatctggcaaAGTTCAACAAGCCGTTGTATGGTTTCATTTGTTTTCCATgctgaatttgcaaaaatgagatGGATTGCTCATCCAGATAGACTATTTatgcccacatatacagtttggggttcatgcctaactatttcgtttggaccaagcacggggaaagaggagttatgatgaagatgatgatgataaagaagatgataactacattcctaactggactcaaggaggtacctttgcagatgctgcaatgggcgaggctgaagaagagatgatTGTAGAAGAATATCCTACCGATGATTTAGTTCAGTTGTtgtgagatgcaaaggaagactgcgagaatgtgaaggagtcaaagaagttcgagcgtatgttagatgatcataagaaattgttgtacccagattgtaAACATAAGCACAAAAAGTTGGATACCACACTAGAAATAGTGCAATGGAAgacaaaaaatggagtttctgacaagggttttgatgagttaatgaaaattataaagaacatgcttcccgaggggaacgaattgccgtcctcaacgtacgaaagaaaaagtagcttctcctgattctctGAAGTGATTCTGCATCCTAATTTTTAAAGTTTTGACAAAAACCAATCTAATATtttgcatcttttcttttattcttttgccctagcttttccaatccCAACCTGCTGTTCTTCCTTCGTCTCGACGTGGCCTGCCGGCCCTATAACAACCTTACATGCGCCTGCcctgacggggtccctcccgggcgAGCGTTCGTCGGTCTACCGTCGGTCTTCCCgacaaccggtcagaccggtccctGTAACCGGTCAGATCGGCCTGCACCGAGGTGCTGCAGCGAGCCCCTTCCACGAGCTGCACGATCGTGTGCGTTCGTGTGTTGACCTAAAAAAGCATCAACACAAACTATGATAATGTGCAATTGTATGCTAACAACAGAAGGAAATgaactttggccactcatttATAAACAAGTGTTTGGATGGGCcgtaaaaataattaatatcaATGGATTCTTGTCACGTAAAAACATCTTCATATAACACCAGAAAGTAAAGTAGAAACAGGTTGGAGGGTTCATTCGTAACCATCCGCAGGCACCCCTTGCGGGAGTAGTAGGAGCACCAGGGAAGGGCGGCATGGACACTGGTACGCACGTACCAAATTGAACCCTCCTGGGCACCTGGGCCGCTGATCTTCAGCCTTGCACGAATGATCGATCCTGCCACAAAGGATGTCCTTGTGTTCTTGTGTATCTATATTCTATATAAAGAGGTTACAGATCAGAGTTGCTCAAAATGGCAGAAATACAAACCTGCACGAGACTCAGTCCACCACCCTCACAATGGGTTgcactacgggacacaggaacattgccgagtgcctggggcactcggcaaagccccaaaaacactcggcgaaccctttgccgagtgtaacactcggcagtgggcacacggcaaaaaacCTGCCGGTAaacaaactttgccgagtgttttttgctgGGCACCCGGTaaagcttttgccgagtgcccaaaaaacactcggcaacaatttcagaaaaaaataaaaaaaccagtcgctggtcgccgccgccactgccgaccaccgccgccgccgccgccactgccggccACATGCCGCCACCGTCACTGGCCCAAGCCCTCCCTGGatctcgccgccatctccctccccctgGCCAGtggcgccgccatctccctccaccTGGCCcacgccgccatctccctccccctccatggatctcGCCACaccaccgccgtctccctcccccggcccgcgccgccgctgtcccctcCGCCCCTACCCaggcgcgccgccgtctccctcccctGGCCCACGCCGCTGCGGTcccctccgcccctgcccacGCGTCTAAGAGAACTTGTATCAGCATTGGTTCGCGACTCCGNNNNNNNNNNNNNNNNNNNNNNNNNNNNNNNNNNNNNNNNNNNNNNNNNNNNNNNNNNNNNNNNNNNNNNNNNNNNNNNNNNNNNNNNNNNNNNNNNNNNNNNNNNNNNNNNNNNNNNNNNNNNNNNNNNNNNNNNNNNNNNNNNNNNNNNNNNNNNNNNNNNNNNNNNNNNNNNNNNNNNNNNNNNNNNNNNNNNNNNNNNNNNNNNNNNNNNNNNNNNNNNNNNNNNNNNNNNNNNNNNNNNNNNNNNNNNNNNNNNNNNNNNNNNNNNNNNNNNNNNNNNNNNNNNNNNNNNNNNNNNNNNNNNNNNNNNNNNNNNNNNNNNNNNNNNNNNNNNNNNNNNNNNNNNNNNNNNNNNNNNNNNNNNNNNNNNNNNNNNNNNNNNNNNNNNNNNNNNNNNNNNNNNNNNNNNNNNNNNNNNNNNNNNNNNNNNNNNNNNNNNNNNNNNNNNNNNNNNNNNNNNNNNNNNNNNNNNNNNNNNNNNNNNNNNNNNNNNNNNNNNNNNNNNNNNNNNNNNNNNNNNNNNNNNNNNNNNNNNNNNNNNNNNNNNNNNNNNNNNNNNNNNNNNNNNNNNNNNNNNNNNNNNNNNNNNNNNNNNNNNNNNNNNNNNNNNNNNNNNNNNNNNNNNNNNNNNNNNNNNNNNNNNNNNNNNNNNNNNNNNNNNNNNNNNNNNNNNNNNNNNNNNNNNNNNNNNNNNNNNNNNNNNNNNNNNNNNNNNNNNNNNNNNNNNNNNNNNNNNNNNNNNNNNNNNNNNNNNNNNNNNNNNNNNNNNNNNNNNNNNNNNNNNNNNNNNNNNNNNNNNNNNNNNNNNNNNNNNNNNNNNNNNNNNNNNNNNNNNNNNNNNNNNNNNNNNNNNNNNNNNNNNNNNNNNNNNNNNNNNNNNNNNNNNNNNNNNNNNNNNNNNNNNNNNNNNNNNNNNNNNNNNNNNNNNNNNNNNNNNNNNNNNNNNNNNNNNNNNNNNNNNNNNNNNNNNNNNNNNNNNNNNNNNNNNNNNNNNNNNNNNNNNNNNNNNNNNNNNNNNNNNNNNNNNNNNNNNNNNNNNNNNNNNNNNNNNNNNNNNNNNNNNNNNNNNNNNNNNNNNNNNNNNNNTGCCGAaggtgacactcggcaaaattttgCGAGTGCAAtaaacaaaacactcggcaacttttttttctcattttttcatTTTATAACACTTTTTTCCCCATTTATTTCGATATATTTAAAATACTCCATCAAATTACcccaacaatatatatttgattgttctactcatattatttcattattttatgcgGTTATAgttcaaattcaatttatatcaattaaaattctataattgcacttaatatattaaaattatctaacggttccaaaaaattacaaaaaattcacatgaaacaatatatgttctctactgCCTATACAAAAAATTTTGTAGTCAAAACAAAACTCGATAGTGATTCTAACTCCAATTCATATCGAATCTTTCTCAAtgctactattcttcttctgagatgcttcggtttgtaaacattgtACATGACGAAATGTGCGAAATCTTCTCAAGTTTTTttcacagcctccacgtatgatatcatcacatcatgacaaatctcatgattttcagactttgcttgctttttttacaatttaaaaaccattcggccacacgttcgtggtcgtgtttcctgaacaaaatgttcaaaatttcttttcatttcgtGGGTCATGTCTCAAATTTggctaaataacatgaatataatttttctactcattttattctataatttgaatcacttgcagttcaaatttgatttataccaaaattttccttgaaatacaattaattaaataaatatagcaaataaatccaaaaatataccaaattttaacatggagtaccacatgttgtatgtggggagtagaaaaaattttaaggtgaaaagaggaaaaaacttattttttttgctgagtgttttttttgacactcggcaaggAGGagggtttgctgagtgttttttatttgacactcggcaaagccccgatttgccgagtgttttttctttgacactcagcaaaccctCCTccttgccgagtgtcaaaaaaaacactcagcaaaaaaaataagttttttcctcttttcaccttaaaattttttctactccccacatacaacatgtggtactccatgttaaaatttggtatatttttggatttatttgctatatttatttaattaattgtatttcaaggaaaattttggtataaatcaaatttgaactgcaagtgattcaaattatagaataaaatgagtagaaaaattatattcatGTATTTAGCCAAATTTGAGACATGACCacgaaatgaaaagaaatttNNNNNNNNNNNNNNNNNNNNNNNNNNNNNNNNNNNNNNNNNNNNNNNNNNNNNNNNNNNNNNNNNNNNNNNNNNNNNNNNNNNNNNNNNNNNNNNNNNNNGTAGTGTTGGTTTGGACTCCGAGCAGCTGTTCCTGGATTTTCTTCTTCAGTTCACCTTTCTTGCGCCTATCTTCCTCGTTGATGGTTATTATTTCTCCACGCCAGTACATGTAAACATCGAGCTGGACTTCGTTGATGCTTAGGAGAATATCTAGCCCAGAAAAGCAAATCTCATTATTTGCAACCCCTGTGACCTGCAGCCACTCAAGTTTGGGCATTGCTCCTTGCTCAAACTTTACCGATTTGACCTTGCTTATTACTCCAAAACTGAGCACCCTGAGGCTTCCGAAAGCTATTCCAGCCTGCGATGATTTGAAAtcaagtttttcaccctgaagCAATGACCAGTGCCATGACAGAACTAGAATTTCCAGCTTCGCTAGGTTCCCAAGGAATTCCATAGCAGCATCGTGCTCCAATAGCCTGGTCCTCGCTAGTTTCAACTTCACGAGATGCGGGAGCTCCTTGATCCATTCCGGCAACGTTTCCAGATTGCCGTAGAGCTTGAGGCTCTGCAGGTTTTCCGGAGGGGAGGATATTCCATCCAAGCAGCCACGCAAACCTCGCTTCCCTGCTGAACGCACCGACAGCGATTCCAGCCTGCTGAGATTGGAAACAGCGGCACGAAAAGCCGGGCCATTCTTCCTGTTGACGCCGGTGACTCGTAACTTGCGCAATCCAGTGAGCATTTTGATGTCCTGCAGAACGGCATTTCCCCTTCCAACATTCACTTCCCTCAATGTGTGCAACTCATTCAGTTTTCTGGTCCCCCATGGCACCGTAACTCTTCTTTCTTCATCAACCCCCATCATCACAGCAGGGAATTTCACGCAGCACGCGAAAGTGCATGCATCACGCCTTGTAAGGGCCTTATGGAGAGGGCCATGAATGTCCCCAAGAAGTGGTACGCAACATGTTGCACATTGACCCGCCCCCCAAAGACACCTTCTCGTTAAACTGTCCTTTGCCTCTGTTACATAATCTGTTCTCCGACCAGCGTAGATGTACTGTAGCTTCCGAagcttgatgatggttttgggcAGAGCCCATACCCGTGTACCTCTGACGTCTAGCACTTGGAGCTGTCTCAGGTTGCCCAATGAATCTAGCAGTAGATCAATACGAAAACATCCTCGTAGAGAAAGGTATTTGAGTTGAATAAGCTTCCAAATATGATCAAGCTGATGGCATTTTAGATCATATATATCTTCTAAGTCGAGCACTCGTAGAAGCCTCATCTTGTCAGAAATGTAAAATGGTCTGAATTCTCCAAACACGGTTAGTGATCGTAATTGTGACAGATCAACTATTCTCTCTAAGTCACTCTGATCTCCTTTCCAGTTGCTCCTTATTGCAAGACGACGAATTGCGCCATGGGTACTCAAGCCACATCCTTCCTCCAGTCTAAAAACAAGGTTTTCTTCCATTGACTTTGAGATGGCAATGTCACGGATGAGATCATGGACTTTGCAAGGGTCAATTGATTTTGTACTGCGAACTGATTGTTGAAATAGTAAAATTATGCTTCTGTATTTGAGTTCTGTGAAGTAATTTTCAGCCATTTCATTGGCAGACTTACCACGCCTCTCGTGTGAGTATCCTTCTGCTGTCCATCGACTCACCAAACGCCTCTGGCTAATGATGTGGTCCTCAGGAAAAATGGACAGATATAAGAAACATGACTTGAGTTCATAGGGTAAACCATCATAACTTGTCTGAAGGACGGTTCTTATCATCCCAAGCTCTGGATTCATCTCTAACTCAGCACTGATATTTTCATTCAACTTTCTCCACTCAGCTCTAGTCTTTGGCCGGCTTGCCAAGTAGCCACCTATTGTAACTATTGCAAGGGGAAGTCCACCACActtttttaggattttttttgtttcttcaaacAACTCGGGATTCTTCTTAATCAAATCTGTTGCCTTCACAAGGGGAAGTCCACCATACTTCTTTAAGTTTTGGTTTGCTTCTTCAACAAACTTTGGATTCTACTTAACAAAATCTGCAGCCTTCCCAAATACCTGATTTTAATGCAATTTAAGTATTTTAGTACTccaatccaaaaaaaaataattgtgcATTACTTGTTGATATTTTGTTTGCTAGTGATAGGCGCACAATTGGTTGTGCACAGTGATAAGCACATATTGAAACAACAGTTTTCCTATGAAACTTGGTGagatgtaattttttttaagtttggCTGTGAAACTTGGTgatatgtaattttttttgtaaGTTTGGCTGAAACTTGTCCATTATTCTTTTATAAAATATTGCTGAAAATTCTCACAACTTCACGAACTTTCTTGGGAGTTGCCTTTCATAAAACTTGCCCCttattcttttaatttttttctgtaGTAGACCACCTTTGATGATTGCTGTTAGTTTCCTTTAATCTAACATATATGAATATGATGATCTTTACAGTAGAGCTGAAGCTATGTTTTAAGGAAATTTCCTAAATACTAGGGAACTACTAAGTTTCACCTGAGTGTTTTAGATGGCTTCAATCCCAGAATTTGGTCCCGCAATTTTATGCCAACACTTATGCTTTAGGGGTGATATGTACATAAGTTAAGAAATTTATATGTTTTGAGGCCTCAAAATGACAACTGACTTTTGTTTATACCATATAATTATAATCAGTTTAATTTTGAATTAGGGCTAGTCTACCAATAGGTTATATTCACATTTTTTTATAACTTTCAAGTAATAAGAGTGTAATAAAAATTCAACTATTAGATACCCGAATATAACACTTGATCCTTTTGTTAGTATGAAGCTAGATCTAAGTTGAGTTAATATCTTGAAATTGGATAGCTGAAAATCAGGTGGTGGAAACTCCTAAAAATGTTTGAGAGACATATATATAGTCCTAGTCCCTAACAGTGAGGATAAAAAATGTACAAGGGCATTCACTCGAAGTGAAATATGACACACCACGTAGCAACAACTCAAAACAAATGTAGGCTGCGCTacttaaaaataatttaatataCATATGCCATCATGTTCTTTTCATAGTAATATCTCAAATTGTTATTATGCTAGATTCAAAAAATTTTTAACCATTGTAAAAATCACCAAGTTATTAACATTGCTACGAAGACCCATAGacatttaatacttttctttagCAACCAAATGAAGCAATGAATACTACTACTCGATCCATGATGTTTTCAGTGTTTTAGTGGGTGGGGTAATTAATAGTTTTTAAATAATATTATCTTCATAGTCAATTGTAAATAGTTTTCATTaatgaaacaaagaaaaaataaaatagatagTTAACAGTTCTATTGGAAATTCCTAATATTTGAAAAGTCACCTAATATAATGACAAAAGTACATTCCCTTAAGATCCTCAGAAAAATGAGAACTATTTGTTGTTTCACATGGATAAATGAGTAGGAAAGGGAATTAAACAAATAAGGACAAAATAAATTAAACCGTTCTGTACTGTGTTCAACAAGAGGACAAAACACAATTTTGGTGTGTTCTGGTGGTGTTTGTGGTCTTGTGTTTTCTAAAAGGGAGAATGGGCATCATTGATATACTGGGAGGCAAAAATTACGTTATATATGAATCATGGGTGTATAGGTGATTAGCGGCAATAATTGGGATGGCAACAGCCTGTTGAATATCCAGtagatctaccatggtgaattcgATCATGTGAGAGATGAGGTCGTGAGATAACACATCGAGGATTATGATGCTGGGGTAGGatacatgttaaatgactttcATGAAGCACATTTCGATGAGGGACGTAGGGAGGAAGAGCCAGAGCCAACCACAAAGCATATTACGatatgttgtctgcggcacaacaACCCATTCACGagcataccaaggtttctcaattggatgccattgcacgcctaatggccgTAAAGTCCCAATTTAGCTGGAGTCGAGAAGCCTTCGATGTTATGCTGACAGTTTTTGGTAGCCTGCTCCCGGATGGTCACATtctgccaaagagcatgtatgaagCAAAGAAaatccttcgtgcacttaagatgttATCCGATACATGCTtgtccgaagggatgcatcttatttaggacaGAACATGCAAAATCAAAGTATTGTGTGAAGTGTAAATCCTCTAGGTTCCtagaggtagactctggtgatggtcagaagagGCAGCTCGCAATCCCCTGGAAGTTTTAAATCTTCACCAGCAAGCCCCTACATCCTGTTTAGAGCATATCTTTAGCATCCTAGATCCTTCTTAAGTGCTTCTTGCGCCCATGAGTTCATCTAACGTGTAGATTAGTTTTATGATCTCGTTTTTCTTTGTTTATACTGTTttgtgtactgttttcttactttattcctttgcttgcttgtatgtgctcgtgtgatgcGTTTAGAAGGACCGCAGCTCGAGGGATTTGAAGCTCAATACTTTGAAGACTGCGACCAGCCGGAGCAAGTTAATTTAGTAGATCAAGTAATTTATTtggttgaattttgagtttaaTTTGGCTAGATCAAATTCAAGTTTGATATCCTAAAAAAAGTCAAGTTAGAAAACAATAGTAGATTGCAAGGTATTGGGCTTCTTTATTAGTTCGAAATTAGACATAGTGATTTCATCTACACAGTAGAGTGTGTGGGTGGGTGCTTGGGTGGCTAGATGAAATCACTAGACCCACAAACGACATGCTTGAGCCTCACTAGCGTCGAGCCCACCTTTCCATTCATCTCATGAACTAGCTCACACTTCATAAACTTTAGCTAATGTCATGTCGAAAATTTAGTAGTCTAATCTTTCCATCATGAACACCCCCTAAAAAATTGCAAACCATGATAATGTGCAATTGTATGCTAACAACAAAAGGAAATGAACAAGTGTTTCGATGGGCCCAACAAATAATATCATGGAATTCTCGTCAAGTACAAACATCTTCCTAATAACAGAAGAAAGTAAGTAGAAACAGGTTGAACGGTTCATTTTTAACCACCCACAAGGTACCCCTTGCGGCTGGCAGCTGCTGCAAGGCAGCCCCGCTGATCTTCAGCCTGGTAGGTGTGCTCGAACCTGCCGCAACAGCAAAGTATATAAAGAGGTTACAGATCAGAGTCGCCCGAAATGGCAAAAGTGCAAACCTGTACGAGACTCAGTACACCGTCACAATTGGTTCGTTTCTATTACCAGCAAGCAGTTCCTGGATTTTCTTCTTCAGCCATCCATTGTTATTACTGAGCTGGACCTCGTTGATGCTTTGGAGAAATTCTAGCCCAGAAAATCCAATTTCATTATTTGCTTCCCCTATGATCTGCAGCAGCTCAAGTTTGGGCATTATTCCTTCTTCAAACTTCACCGATTTGATGTACCCTATGTTTGCAAGCATGAGCACGCTGAGGCTTCCGAAAGCTCTTCCAGTCTGCTCAGATCGGAAGCGAAGTTCTTCACCCTGAAACGATTCCCAAGACAAGCTTAGAATTTTCAGCTTTGACAGTTTCCCAAGGAATTCCATAGCAGCATCGTGCTCCAATAGCCTGGTGCTCACTAGTTTCAACTTCACGAGATGCGGGAGCTCCTTGATCCATTCCGGCAATGTTTCCAGATTGCCGTAGAGCTCGAGATACTGCAGGTTTTCTGGAGGCGGGGATATATCATCCAAGCAGCCATGCAAACCTGGCTTCCCTGCCGAACTCACAGATAGTGATTCCAGCCTGCTGAGATTGGAAATGGCAGCGCGAAAAGCTGGGCCATTCTTCCTGTTGATGCCGGCAACTCCTAACTTGCGCAACCCCGTGAGCATTTTGATGTCCTGTAGAACGGCATTTCCCCTTCCGACATTCACTTCCCTCAATGTGTGCAACTCTTTCAGTTTTCTTGTCCCCCTTGGCACCATAACGCCTCCTTCTTCATTAGCCCCCATCATGACAGCAGGGTAAAGCACGCAGCAAGCGAAAGTGCATGCATCACGCCTTGTAAGGGCCTTATGGAGAGGGCCATCAATGTCCCGAAGAAGAGGTACGCAACATGTTGCACATTGACCCGCCCCCCAAAGACACCTCCTGGTTAAACTGTCCTTTTCCTTTGGTACATAACCTGCTCCCCAACGAGCATGGATGTACTGTAGCTTCCGAagcttgatgatggttttgggcAGAGCCATTACGGAAGTATCTTTGACGTCTAGCACTTGGAGCTGCCTCAGGTTGCCCAATGAATTTGGCAGTAGCACAATACCAGTACATCCTCGTAGAGAAAGGTATTTTAGGTGAAGAAGCTTCCAAACATGATCAAGATGATAATATTTTAGACCCTTTACATCTTCTAAGTCGAGCACTCGTAGAAGCCTCATCTTGTCAGAAATGTAAAATGGTCTGAATTCTCCAAACACGGTTAGTGAT containing:
- the LOC105914977 gene encoding disease resistance protein RPM1-like encodes the protein MGLRSNVNNLNPKFVEEANQNLKKYGGLPLVKATDLIKKNPELFEETKKILKKCGGLPLAIVTIGGYLASRPKTRAEWRKLNENISAELEMNPELGMIRTVLQTSYDGLPYELKSCFLYLSIFPEDHIISQRRLVSRWTAEGYSHERRGKSANEMAENYFTELKYRSIILLFQQSVRSTKSIDPCKVHDLIRDIAISKSMEENLVFRLEEGCGLSTHGAIRRLAIRSNWKGDQSDLERIVDLSQLRSLTVFGEFRPFYISDKMRLLRVLDLEDIYDLKCHQLDHIWKLIQLKYLSLRGCFRIDLLLDSLGNLRQLQVLDVRGTRVWALPKTIIKLRKLQYIYAGRRTDYVTEAKDSLTRRRDACTFACCVKFPAVMMGVDEERRVTVPWGTRKLNELHTLREVNVGRGNAVLQDIKMLTGLRKLRVTGVNRKNGPAFRAAVSNLSRLESLSVRSAGKRGLRGCLDGISSPPENLQSLKLYGNLETLPEWIKELPHLVKLKLARTRLLEHDAAMEFLGNLAKLEILVLSWHWSLLQGEKLDFKSSQAGIAFGSLRVLSFGVISKVKSVKFEQGAMPKLEWLQVTGVANNEICFSGLDILLSINEVQLDVYMYWRGEIITINEEDRRKKGELKKKIQEQLLGSRTNADTSSLRRVGRGGGDRSGVGQGRETAARLGRGGGDSGGAGRGRETAVVWRDPWRGREMAAWARWREMAAPLARGREMAARSREGLGQ